A single Deinococcus misasensis DSM 22328 DNA region contains:
- the hslO gene encoding Hsp33 family molecular chaperone HslO — translation MSSYLIKGTAAEGTLRVLAAHTTEIVQESRDRHNLSSTATAALGRLITGAALFAQVISKHEKSRVTLRIQGGGPIGYLLAEGSTDGSVRGYVANPHADLPPRETDGKLDVGGLVGNDGDVAVMRLLENTDPYTSTTTLVSGEIADDLTYYLVKSEQVPSALLLGVYLEGGKVHTAGGLLIQVMPGASEATLQQLEQNIQGLGSVTEALRGRSLLEVIERATEGLGFVQVEDPLPVRLQCRCSREKALDSLQYFSQEERQEMIDAGGQEVVCDWCSTRYHITPQEIREA, via the coding sequence GTGAGTTCGTATCTGATCAAGGGCACGGCCGCCGAAGGCACTTTGCGCGTGCTGGCCGCCCACACCACCGAAATTGTTCAAGAGTCCAGAGACCGGCACAACCTGTCTTCCACCGCCACTGCTGCCCTCGGGAGGCTCATCACCGGAGCTGCCCTGTTTGCGCAGGTCATCAGCAAGCACGAAAAAAGCCGGGTCACCCTGCGCATTCAGGGAGGGGGTCCCATCGGTTATCTGCTCGCCGAAGGCAGCACCGATGGCAGCGTTCGTGGCTATGTGGCCAATCCCCACGCAGACCTTCCCCCCAGAGAAACCGACGGAAAACTGGATGTGGGCGGTCTGGTCGGCAACGACGGCGATGTGGCCGTGATGCGTTTGCTGGAGAACACCGACCCTTACACCTCCACCACCACGCTGGTCAGTGGTGAGATTGCCGATGACCTCACCTACTACCTTGTGAAAAGCGAACAGGTGCCCAGTGCCCTGTTGCTCGGGGTTTATCTGGAAGGGGGCAAAGTGCACACCGCCGGAGGCCTGTTGATTCAGGTGATGCCCGGAGCCAGTGAGGCCACCCTGCAACAACTGGAGCAAAACATTCAGGGTCTGGGGTCCGTCACAGAGGCTTTGCGTGGCCGCAGTCTGCTGGAAGTCATTGAACGGGCCACTGAAGGTCTGGGCTTTGTGCAGGTCGAGGATCCCCTTCCTGTGCGCTTGCAGTGCCGCTGCTCCAGAGAGAAAGCCCTCGACAGCTTGCAGTACTTTTCTCAGGAAGAGCGTCAGGAAATGATCGATGCAGGCGGTCAGGAAGTGGTGTGCGACTGGTGCAGCACCCGTTACCACATCACCCCTCAGGAAATCCGGGAAGCCTGA
- a CDS encoding glycogen debranching protein, producing the protein MRKTILGFTLMLALAACGTQVPVQQDLQDPAENTEVGQQALSATALGARYTDSTGTVTGTTHVTFRVYSSQATRIEVYLYAQAAGTAEKLKYTLTKDAATNIWRVTVPVSSLTGAGISTVYYGYRAWGPNWTYNASWTKGSSLGFISDVDANGNRFNPNKLLLDPYALEVSHDPTSPTSGNYTGFAYASGPTYRNTDSGNVAPKGIVLRTDTTTYGTKPTRAQKDDVVYEVHLRGLTRGDSSITSCAGTYSGAAQKAAYLQSLGVTAVEFLPVQETDNDSNDVTDAASGKSATSTNGDNYWGYMTVNYFAPDRRYSCDKTAGGPTREFKAMVKAFHDRGIKVYIDVVYNHTAEGGTWGTSNTATIYSFRGLDNPTYYSLTADKQNFWDNTGIGHNYNTRNPIAQNLIVDSLKYWRDELGVDGFRFDLASVLGNTCEHGCYNFDKMDSNNALNRIVRDVPPRPAAGGSGVDLIAEPWAIGGNSYQVGNFPSGWSEWNGIYRDTLRKDQNQMGIEAITPGQLASRFAGSSDLYQDDGRKPWNSVNFMVAHDGFTLKDLYSCNGKNNTQAWPYGVSDGGEDNNHSWDQGAIAADQRKAARNGMAFMMLSAGVPMFNGGDEFLRTQQCNNNAYNLDSSGNWLNYSLTTDQQNFRTFTQNLIAFRKAQPALRPSNFYSSVDNNGNVMEQLRWFKPDGSVADSAYFGNSSNHAIAYRIDATEFGATTNNAIYVAYNGWSGNVNFVLPWPGTGKNWYRVTDTCNWAEGASQVDLNATVNLGGEWTNYGLCGRGVLVLVAK; encoded by the coding sequence ATGCGCAAAACCATTCTCGGATTCACCCTGATGCTTGCCCTCGCTGCCTGCGGAACGCAGGTTCCTGTTCAGCAAGACCTTCAAGACCCCGCAGAAAATACAGAAGTGGGACAGCAAGCCCTCAGTGCAACCGCTCTGGGCGCACGTTACACCGATTCCACAGGCACCGTGACGGGCACCACCCACGTCACCTTCAGGGTGTACTCCTCTCAGGCCACCCGCATTGAAGTTTACCTGTACGCACAGGCTGCCGGAACTGCAGAAAAACTCAAATACACGCTCACCAAAGATGCAGCCACCAACATCTGGCGGGTGACTGTGCCGGTCTCCAGTCTGACCGGTGCAGGCATTTCCACGGTGTACTACGGCTACCGTGCATGGGGGCCCAACTGGACCTACAATGCAAGCTGGACCAAAGGCAGCAGCCTTGGATTCATCAGCGATGTGGACGCAAACGGCAATCGCTTCAATCCCAACAAACTTTTGCTGGATCCTTACGCTCTGGAAGTGTCCCACGATCCCACCAGCCCCACCTCTGGGAACTACACTGGCTTTGCCTACGCTTCAGGGCCCACCTATCGCAACACCGACTCTGGCAACGTGGCTCCCAAAGGCATCGTGCTCAGAACAGACACCACCACCTACGGCACCAAACCCACCCGAGCCCAGAAAGACGATGTGGTTTACGAAGTGCACCTGCGCGGCCTGACCCGAGGAGACAGCAGCATCACCAGTTGCGCGGGAACCTACTCAGGTGCAGCCCAGAAAGCTGCTTACCTCCAGAGCCTCGGGGTGACTGCCGTGGAATTTCTCCCGGTGCAGGAAACCGACAACGACAGCAACGATGTCACCGACGCAGCCTCTGGAAAATCCGCCACCAGCACCAACGGGGACAACTACTGGGGCTACATGACCGTCAATTACTTTGCACCAGACCGCCGTTACAGTTGCGACAAGACGGCTGGAGGCCCCACCAGAGAATTCAAAGCCATGGTCAAAGCCTTCCACGACCGGGGCATCAAAGTGTACATCGATGTGGTGTACAACCACACTGCAGAAGGCGGAACCTGGGGCACCAGCAACACCGCCACCATCTACAGCTTCCGTGGACTCGACAACCCCACTTACTACTCCCTGACTGCCGACAAACAGAACTTTTGGGACAACACCGGCATCGGGCACAACTACAACACCAGAAACCCCATCGCCCAGAACCTGATTGTGGACTCCCTGAAATACTGGCGCGATGAACTCGGAGTGGATGGTTTCCGTTTTGACCTCGCCTCGGTGCTGGGCAACACCTGCGAGCACGGTTGCTACAACTTCGACAAGATGGACAGCAACAATGCCCTGAACCGCATTGTTCGGGACGTGCCTCCCAGACCCGCTGCTGGAGGCAGTGGCGTGGACCTGATTGCAGAACCCTGGGCCATCGGCGGAAACTCCTATCAGGTGGGCAATTTCCCCTCTGGATGGAGCGAGTGGAACGGCATTTACCGCGACACACTTAGAAAAGACCAGAACCAGATGGGCATCGAAGCCATCACCCCCGGACAACTGGCCAGCCGATTTGCAGGCTCCAGTGACCTCTATCAGGACGATGGACGCAAACCCTGGAACAGCGTGAACTTCATGGTGGCCCACGACGGATTCACCCTCAAAGACCTGTACTCCTGCAACGGCAAAAACAACACGCAGGCATGGCCTTACGGTGTCAGTGACGGGGGAGAGGACAACAACCACAGCTGGGATCAGGGGGCGATCGCTGCAGACCAGAGAAAAGCCGCCCGCAATGGCATGGCCTTCATGATGCTGAGTGCCGGGGTCCCCATGTTCAACGGTGGCGATGAATTCCTGCGCACCCAACAGTGCAACAACAACGCCTACAACCTCGATTCCTCTGGAAACTGGTTGAATTACTCCCTCACCACCGACCAGCAGAACTTCAGAACCTTTACCCAGAACCTGATTGCCTTCAGAAAAGCCCAGCCTGCCCTGCGCCCCAGCAACTTCTACTCCAGCGTGGACAACAACGGCAACGTGATGGAACAACTGCGCTGGTTCAAACCTGACGGTTCTGTGGCAGACAGTGCATACTTCGGCAATTCCAGCAACCATGCCATCGCTTACCGCATCGACGCCACTGAATTTGGAGCCACCACCAACAACGCCATCTATGTGGCCTACAACGGCTGGTCTGGCAACGTGAATTTCGTCCTCCCATGGCCCGGAACTGGCAAAAACTGGTACCGCGTCACCGACACCTGCAACTGGGCCGAGGGTGCCTCACAGGTGGACCTGAACGCCACCGTGAACCTCGGGGGAGAATGGACCAATTATGGTCTGTGTGGACGGGGTGTGCTGGTGCTGGTGGCCAAGTAA
- a CDS encoding RluA family pseudouridine synthase, whose amino-acid sequence MDTHLFTAEKGRLDQQVSLHTEYSRSQVQQWIEAGLVCVSGEPITRPSFKLKGGEEVTFQIPPEKPSEVVPEDVPLDVIYEDEHLIAVNKPWGMMTHPAQGIVTGTLVNALMGRIQLPDADKDFGDEGYRPGIVHRLDKDTSGVIVVAKTVLAHAKLAEAFKERETKKTYLCISVGRVNNGKTITLDAPVGRHPVQRQMMTVGGAASRESQTHFQTLAEVRDDSGRWYSLVLAKPRTGRTHQIRVHLQHLKAPILGDEVYGKAAPQISRQALHALSLDIPHPENGKVLHLHAQVPEDMRVAWLALGGAETDLPQRSSH is encoded by the coding sequence GTGGACACCCACCTTTTCACGGCTGAAAAAGGCCGTCTGGATCAACAGGTCAGTTTGCACACCGAATACTCCCGGTCTCAGGTCCAGCAGTGGATTGAGGCTGGACTGGTGTGTGTCTCTGGCGAACCCATCACCCGGCCCAGCTTCAAGCTGAAAGGGGGAGAGGAGGTCACCTTTCAGATCCCTCCAGAGAAGCCCAGCGAAGTCGTCCCTGAAGATGTCCCTCTGGACGTGATTTACGAGGATGAACACCTGATCGCGGTCAACAAGCCCTGGGGCATGATGACCCACCCTGCACAGGGCATCGTGACTGGAACGCTGGTGAATGCCCTGATGGGCCGGATCCAGCTTCCTGATGCAGACAAAGACTTTGGCGATGAAGGTTACCGACCCGGCATTGTGCACCGTCTGGACAAGGACACCTCTGGCGTCATTGTGGTGGCCAAAACCGTGCTGGCCCATGCCAAACTCGCAGAGGCCTTCAAGGAACGGGAGACCAAAAAGACCTACCTGTGCATTTCGGTGGGGCGGGTCAACAATGGGAAAACCATCACGCTGGATGCACCTGTGGGTCGTCACCCCGTGCAGCGCCAGATGATGACCGTCGGCGGAGCAGCCTCCAGAGAGTCCCAAACCCACTTCCAGACCCTTGCTGAAGTGCGTGATGACTCTGGTCGGTGGTACAGTCTGGTGCTGGCAAAACCCCGCACTGGACGCACCCACCAGATTCGGGTTCATTTGCAGCACCTCAAGGCCCCGATTCTGGGAGATGAGGTATACGGCAAAGCTGCACCTCAAATTTCCCGTCAAGCCTTGCATGCCCTCAGTCTGGACATTCCGCACCCTGAAAACGGAAAAGTTTTGCATCTTCACGCACAGGTTCCAGAGGACATGCGCGTGGCATGGTTGGCTCTGGGAGGCGCAGAAACCGATCTGCCACAGCGTTCTTCGCACTGA
- a CDS encoding MDR family MFS transporter, with protein MTQAAPPQPQMPQFTQQQKMATLLGVLLALFLAALDQTVVSTATPEIIKDLKFETSWITWLTTAYLVTSTATLPIWGKLSDLYGRRRIVVAGVILFTLASMLCGLAQDPTQLVLYRALQGLGSAAIFSTAFAVVGDIFTPQERPKYQGLFGAVFGLSSVIGPFAGGLLTDYVSWRWVFYINVPVAAVALWFIFSKMPPLQSGRRGKIDYVGGALLLIAVIPLLLALTLAPDTYAWGSAQIIGMFATSLVAFILFVVQEIRTGEPIVDMKLFSNRTYSITAIAAFLMGAAFLGTIVFLPLFMVNVLGVSATRAGASLTPLTLGVVLGNVLSGQLVARIGKYKPVLLGSLVLLLAGFLILVFTLHPDESQASIVAKLVLLGIGLGPSIPLYTQLMINTAPRDKIGMASSSATFLRQMGSTIGVAVLGTVFASSLTHQFETRVTPVVPQEMKAMFASQQTRGGEGSSQTSGFDEKKITSEVHQRFEDQKKLAKAALIDNEPAAMKKLAQDPNTPEAYRTTLASGEVSAQAKPYLKMAYDNTVKQLDKADQKAASAVHDVSVAFKTAWTEAIRGIFEVGLIVVVLGMIVTALIPEVPFIKQGGPRQGPPVME; from the coding sequence ATGACACAGGCCGCACCACCTCAGCCCCAGATGCCACAGTTCACCCAGCAACAAAAGATGGCCACTTTGCTGGGCGTGCTGTTGGCGCTCTTTCTGGCTGCTCTGGACCAGACCGTGGTTTCCACAGCCACACCAGAGATCATCAAGGATCTGAAATTTGAAACCAGTTGGATCACCTGGCTCACCACCGCCTACCTGGTGACCAGTACCGCCACGCTGCCCATCTGGGGGAAACTCTCTGACCTTTATGGCAGACGCCGCATTGTGGTTGCAGGGGTGATCCTGTTCACCCTCGCCAGCATGCTTTGTGGTCTTGCACAAGATCCCACCCAACTGGTGCTGTACCGTGCCCTGCAAGGTCTGGGGAGCGCCGCCATCTTCTCCACGGCTTTTGCGGTGGTCGGTGACATTTTCACCCCTCAGGAACGCCCCAAATACCAGGGTCTGTTCGGCGCAGTGTTCGGGCTTTCCAGCGTGATTGGACCTTTCGCTGGCGGTCTGCTGACCGACTACGTCAGCTGGAGGTGGGTGTTTTACATCAACGTTCCAGTTGCAGCCGTGGCCCTGTGGTTCATTTTCAGCAAAATGCCTCCCCTGCAATCTGGACGCAGAGGCAAGATCGATTACGTGGGTGGCGCACTGCTGCTGATTGCCGTGATTCCCTTGCTGCTGGCCCTCACCCTTGCACCAGACACCTACGCATGGGGAAGCGCACAGATCATCGGGATGTTCGCAACTTCTCTGGTGGCCTTCATCCTGTTTGTGGTTCAGGAGATCCGCACGGGTGAGCCCATCGTGGACATGAAGCTGTTCAGCAACCGCACCTACAGCATCACTGCCATTGCCGCTTTCCTGATGGGTGCAGCCTTCCTTGGCACCATCGTGTTCTTGCCCCTCTTCATGGTGAATGTGCTGGGGGTCAGTGCCACCCGAGCTGGAGCATCTTTGACCCCCCTGACCCTCGGTGTGGTGCTTGGAAACGTGCTGAGTGGACAACTCGTGGCCCGCATCGGCAAATACAAACCTGTGCTGCTGGGCAGTCTGGTGCTTTTGCTGGCCGGCTTCCTGATTCTGGTGTTCACACTGCACCCCGATGAATCTCAAGCCAGCATTGTGGCTAAACTGGTCCTCTTGGGGATTGGTCTGGGACCTTCCATCCCCCTTTACACCCAACTGATGATCAACACCGCCCCCAGAGACAAAATCGGCATGGCTTCTTCCAGCGCAACCTTCTTGCGTCAGATGGGCAGCACCATTGGGGTGGCTGTGCTCGGGACGGTGTTTGCCAGCTCCCTCACCCACCAGTTTGAAACCCGCGTCACCCCTGTGGTGCCTCAGGAAATGAAAGCGATGTTTGCCAGCCAGCAAACCCGTGGTGGTGAAGGCAGCAGCCAGACCTCTGGCTTCGATGAGAAGAAAATCACTTCTGAAGTGCACCAGAGGTTTGAGGACCAGAAGAAACTGGCCAAAGCTGCCCTGATTGACAATGAACCTGCAGCCATGAAAAAACTGGCCCAGGACCCCAACACCCCCGAGGCTTACCGCACCACTCTGGCCAGCGGTGAGGTGTCTGCACAGGCCAAACCTTACCTCAAAATGGCCTACGACAACACCGTCAAACAACTGGACAAAGCAGATCAAAAAGCCGCCAGTGCTGTCCATGATGTTTCCGTGGCCTTCAAAACCGCCTGGACCGAAGCCATCCGTGGCATCTTCGAAGTGGGTCTGATTGTGGTGGTGCTCGGGATGATCGTGACCGCCCTGATTCCAGAGGTGCCTTTCATCAAACAAGGTGGACCCAGACAGGGGCCTCCTGTGATGGAATAA
- a CDS encoding MarR family winged helix-turn-helix transcriptional regulator codes for MQEDPPSREDCIQFMHAWRHFFHSMKRGMLRDIEQELNIDASDMPLLQALQQGCQYPSEVSQSYGMAPPMVSQMIVRTVKQGLVGRELDPEDSRRIRLNLTDQGKSVVDHAHRYLEARFLNSGLTAAELKHLTQGLIKLGEALKEEA; via the coding sequence ATGCAAGAAGATCCCCCTTCCCGTGAAGACTGCATCCAGTTCATGCATGCCTGGAGGCATTTCTTTCACTCCATGAAACGGGGCATGCTCAGGGACATCGAGCAAGAGTTGAACATCGACGCCTCAGACATGCCCTTGCTGCAAGCCCTGCAACAGGGATGCCAGTACCCCAGCGAGGTCAGCCAGAGTTATGGGATGGCCCCGCCCATGGTGTCCCAGATGATTGTCAGAACCGTCAAGCAAGGGCTGGTGGGCCGTGAACTCGATCCTGAAGACTCAAGGCGCATTCGCCTGAACCTGACCGATCAGGGAAAAAGCGTGGTGGACCATGCCCACCGCTATCTGGAAGCCCGGTTTCTCAACAGTGGACTCACTGCCGCGGAATTGAAACACCTCACTCAAGGACTCATCAAACTCGGGGAAGCACTCAAGGAGGAAGCATGA
- a CDS encoding superoxide dismutase, with protein MPKYELPQLPYAYDALEPHIDARTMEIHHSKHHQAYINNANAALEGHEDLQALSAEELIKDLSKVPDAKRGPLRNNAGGHVNHSFFWQILGTGTELKGELKEAIEAAFGSVDAFKEKFAAAGATRFGSGWAWLVVKPDGSLAVGSTANQDSPLMGDAVAGFSGTPILGLDVWEHAYYLNYQNRRPDYISAFWNVVNWDKVAELYAAAKQ; from the coding sequence ATGCCTAAGTACGAATTACCCCAACTGCCTTACGCTTACGATGCTTTGGAGCCCCACATTGATGCTCGCACCATGGAGATCCACCACAGCAAGCACCACCAGGCCTACATCAACAATGCCAATGCTGCTCTGGAAGGTCACGAAGACCTGCAAGCCCTTTCTGCTGAAGAACTGATCAAGGACCTCTCCAAGGTCCCTGATGCCAAGCGTGGCCCCCTCCGCAACAACGCTGGTGGGCACGTCAACCACAGCTTCTTCTGGCAAATTCTGGGCACCGGCACCGAGCTCAAGGGCGAACTGAAAGAAGCCATCGAAGCCGCTTTCGGTTCCGTGGACGCTTTCAAAGAGAAATTTGCTGCTGCAGGCGCAACCCGTTTCGGCAGCGGCTGGGCCTGGCTCGTGGTCAAGCCTGACGGCAGCCTCGCTGTGGGCTCCACCGCCAACCAGGACAGCCCCCTGATGGGTGATGCCGTGGCCGGATTCAGTGGCACCCCCATTCTGGGCCTTGACGTCTGGGAGCACGCTTACTACCTGAACTACCAGAACCGCCGTCCTGACTACATCTCTGCTTTCTGGAATGTGGTCAACTGGGACAAAGTGGCTGAGCTGTACGCTGCTGCCAAGCAGTAA
- a CDS encoding PH domain-containing protein has translation MQTVFTPHPPEKSRLTLWWIFSAVMLLLTGYVFWVTRNAEVQNFLPSFVLLVISLLILGICLLAVLGPLRMKYIITDQTVILRGFSGQKVLPIRDLKAYVLSPSINMRLVGTGVPGYFTGLYTSEQGNIQVIATTTTKGILLEHQKGKIFITPEDEELFLQILIQRQRSLLTAA, from the coding sequence ATGCAAACAGTCTTTACGCCCCACCCCCCCGAGAAATCCCGTCTGACCCTCTGGTGGATTTTCAGTGCAGTGATGTTGCTGCTCACCGGTTACGTCTTCTGGGTCACCCGAAACGCTGAAGTTCAAAATTTCCTGCCCAGTTTCGTGTTGCTGGTGATCTCCTTGCTGATTTTGGGCATCTGTTTGCTGGCCGTGCTGGGCCCTTTGCGGATGAAATACATCATCACCGACCAGACGGTGATCCTGCGGGGTTTCTCTGGTCAAAAGGTCTTGCCCATCCGTGACCTGAAAGCCTATGTGCTTTCTCCATCCATCAACATGCGTCTGGTTGGAACCGGGGTGCCCGGTTACTTCACAGGCCTTTACACCAGTGAACAGGGCAACATTCAGGTGATTGCCACCACCACCACCAAAGGCATCCTGCTCGAACACCAGAAAGGCAAAATCTTCATCACCCCCGAGGACGAAGAACTGTTCTTGCAGATCCTGATCCAGAGGCAACGCAGTTTGCTGACTGCAGCCTAA